A region of the Vanrija pseudolonga chromosome 2, complete sequence genome:
gaagacgagcgcgagcgcgtgcgccgtgctcgcgttGATGCCTGTCGCTAGGGGCGCCGGGAGGGCTAGGTGCGGGTCTATGGCGAGCATGGGGGATGGGAGAAAGGAGGGTGTAGAGTTGGGCGTTGAGGTGGGCTTTGTATTGTCGAGAGATCTCAAAGGAGAATAATAAACTCGCGGATGTCAATGTGGGCCATGTTGAGTGATGCTCGTTCGGCCCGCGTGCGGGGtccccgcgctcgtcgtcgttgtcgtgtcggtcgcgcgtcgtcgtgttgtTGGTGCCCTGGCTGGCGCTTCATGTTCATCGGGAAGTCTTTCACTCTCTTTGCCCCTTTCACTCGTCACAAACCCCAGCCAGTCAGCACAATGCCGCAAGCgaccccaccaccgccagaaccgggctcgctcgcctcgctcctccGCCAGACCGAGGCCATCGTcgtcagcgcgccggcgcgcctcctcctcccctcggcgcgggtgaacgccgaggtcgtcgttgtgcgGCACACGTcgggcagcgtcgtcgagtcgGGGTGAGTTATGCCGGCCTCGATTGCAAACTAACACCCGCAGCGTGCTCGTTGTCGTGCCGCCCAAGCCCCGCGCGCCTgcccgcgtcctcgccgcgctgccgatcacgccgagcacgaccgccgcgctgacgcagaccccgccgtcgccgtccacctcgtTCTTCGCGCAGAGCTCCAAGCCTCGTAAGCTGTTACCTTGGGACCCCAACTGACAACGCCAGACATTGAGCTCACGCTCACCTCGGGCTcccgcaaggccgagctgcagtTCCCACCCGCAGACTCGGCCAGAGTCCAGGCGCTCATCCGCGAGATCCGCAGGGCGGTCGACACGTCATGTAAGCACCGAACCCATGCAAACTAGCTGACGGCAGTCGCACAACCCGCCTCGCATTCCTGGCTGGCGTTCTATCCCGAGGTGGAGGGCAGcgcgccccccgccccgtcAGACTCGGACGCGTCGCTCGAGCGGTCGTttggcgccctcgacgcgagcgacgacgccaaggatGCCAACGAGGCAGAGCTGTATCCAAACCCTTACACCTTGGGCTTCTCGCGCACGGCGTTCCTCCGCAAGCGCCTCTTTGGCCGCCAGCAAAAGTGGAGTTCGACAAAGCCTGTCTCGTGAGTCGGCCGAACGAGCGAGCACCGCTGACTCCAGGATCCGCGTCGTCACGTACAATGTCAACAACCGCATCCCTCCAACTGGCACCAAGGAGCTCGGGCCCGTGGTTGGCTACGGAGCTGAGGACATCATTGTGGTCGGTCTGCAGGAAGTCGGTGGGTAGACAGAGGCCGTTGCAGCGCTCACCCATTCAGACCTTCGCAGCTCCGCCCTGTTCGTCTCGCAAGGCAACCAGCGTGCCGAGGCGTGGGAGCAGGCCATTTACAACGGCCTTGGAGATAACAAGGAGCAGTACGAGACTGTAGGTGGTAGTACTCCCTTGACTTGGCTGACGCCAGGTCGCGTCGATACAGTACGTCGGTGTGCTGCTGATCGTGCTCGCCAAGAGCGAGCTCCGCCCCGAGGTCCGCATGGTGCAGGAGTCTGCTCGCGGCATCGGCCTCATGGGCTTTGGTGGTAACAAGGCTGGCGTGGCTGTCCGCCTCAGGGTCCACGACACGACATTGTGCTTCATCAACTCGCACCTCGCTGCATGGAAGGAGTACCTTGAGCGCCGAAGGAGCGACTACATCCAGCTCCGCACACTGTTGTCGTTCCCCACTCCGACTGGTGTCAACCCTCCGTTGGAAGCCTACCACCCCGAGGACCGTGACCTCATGATTGATGACGCGGATGTCATGGTAGGGTACGTGCAGGCGAGCGCCACTGACGTCGCAGTTCTGGCTTGGCGACCTCAACTACAGACTCGAGTTGGAAGACGCCGACATTAGAGCACTCATCACGACGCAAGACTGGGACACGCTCTTGACCTCTGACCAGGTAAGCTTGGATCTGCTCAAGTGTAAGCTGACAGCCAGCTCCTGACGGACATTGCCGATAACAAGTCGTTCATTGGCTTCTCGGAACCGAGGATCTCCTTCAAGCCGTGAGTGTTGCCCTGGAATATGGCACGCCTCGCTGACGCACATCCGCAGCTCGTTCAAGTATGTGCACGGCTCGGTCACCCTCGACCCCAAGCGCTCGCCAGCGTACTGCGACCGTGTCCTCCATCTCAGCCGCGGCACCGCCATCGGGCCGAAGCAATACACGTCGCACGAGTTGTTATGGTCGGACCACTTACCCGTCACCTCAACCTACTCTGTCGACGTTCGCGTTGTGGACGAAGCCAAGCGAGCAGAGGAGCTGGTAGAGTGCCAGTGCGAGCTGGACAAGCTGGACGAGCTGTACAGAGCCAGCCTCGAGGTGAACACAGGCGAGGTCGACTTTGGGCAGGCGTCATACCGCCGCCTGGTCAAGAAGGAGGTCGTACTCCGCAACACAGGCCGTGTGCCAGCCACCTTCTCGTTCCGCACGCCGTCCCCTGGCAAGCCCATCTGCAAGCCCTGGTTTTGGCCGTTCCCggccgctggcgtcgtcgagagTGGCCAGGAGATCACGGTCATCATCGAGGCTTACGTCGATgaggagcacgtcgccgcATTGACAGGAGGACGGGATATGAATGGTGAGAATAGATGCGGCGAACTTTGTTGACATGTGTGCAGACGTTCTTGTCCTCCAAATTGAAGGTGGAAAGGAGTCGTTCATTTCATTACAGGCACAGTTCCTGCCCACAATCGTCGGTCTCCCGCTCGAACTGCTTCCCGAactccccgccgccatccGCGAGGTCCCATTGTCGACGCGGAAGGAGCTGTTGAATCCAAAACAGGAGGATGAGTCGGACAAGaaggatgacgacgagaccAAGTCCAAGACTAAAGGCACCAAGACTGCCCGCGAAGTCTGGCGTTTGCTGGAGCGTCTAATGGCCGAGGGTACTGGAGTCGACAAGCTGTGGACAGGGCAAGCAGACCCGACGCAGGTACTGGACATTATTGACGTGAGTGTAGCTGTCCCGGAACCATGTTGACGCCCCAGGCTTTGGATTCGGGGGCCGAGTCGCTTCCCGGGGATACTCGCGCTACGGCCCAAGCGCTTCTCCACATTCTCTACACGCTGCCGACCAAGCTCATCCCGCCCGAGCAGCGTGCCGAGTGCCAAGCCGTGCAGGAGAGAGACGACGCGTTTGCGGTGGTGGAGCAGGTGGCTGGTGTCCACGGGAACGTACTCATCGGCCTGACAAGCGTCGTGCGGCTGTGCTCTGGAGGTGAAccggcggacgaggcgacggGTAAGTGGCATACGCAGAGGCATGAAGTTGACATCTTCAGTGACAGCGCTGGCGACAGCCATCTTTGGCGAGCGGCCAGACGGACGCGAAGCCATGGTTCGAGCGCTCCTCGAGGGGTGACGAAAGGTCATGATGCTTGGTAGCCGCATGCACTAGTCGTGCTACGTCACACTCCCACACGGCTGCATTCCCCGCTGTCGCTTGGTGGGCAGTGTTTGATGCCTCCGCCAGACGACATTAGACTGACACTAGTTGGAGAGGAGGTGCCTAGTAACGTTAGTCTTCCGGCATAACGACCGGGCTGGAGCACTAAGGCGGGCTTGCACGATTTTATGATCCATCAAATGAAGTCAATCTACagatggcggcgatgatggcgtgTGGGGCGACGTTGCTtgtcgcgccgctcgctgccgttGGATGATGCTCTAGCCACGGGAGTCACGGAGAGTCACTCGCAGGGAGTTAGTTATATCTGGATTGCGTTAGCACACGATTGTGCGAGCGGAGCTGCGGACCCGACTTACAAGGCTGTAAATCTGGTGCACATACAACGTATTGGATAATGTCACAGACGGGTGTGTGGTGGATATGTCTGGGTGTGGGTCTCAGAGGACAAAGGCGAGTGTTGTGGCCAcaatggcggcggggagcaCAATGCCAACaacagcggcgcggcggccggaCGACGCCTTTCCAGCCGCGGCAGCGCTGGCGGTCGCGCTGTTGGACGTGACGGTCTGCGAGCCGGGGATGAGGACGCTCGGGGCGCTGGatgcgccgcctgccgcacCGCCAGCCGAGCCACTAggcgcgaggatgaggcTTGCCGAGGCGTCGTTGCGCACCGTCgatggcggcgtgggcggtggctttggcggcgacgaggtggcctCTGGCGCTGACGTGATGAGGTGCGGGAGGGACAGGCCGTCGTTTGTGCTGTCTGGTGATGGCGCAGTGAGGAGGATGCTCACGCCACCCGACTCGATGGGCAGGCGGCCCGACCTGGCTGTCAGAGACCGCCTCGTCAAATAAAATAAACTCACAGTGTCGTGAGCCGCTTCTCGAGGGTCTGCGTCGTgtctgcggcggctggcgctggcgctgctcgtGCCGTCGTGGCTGAGGTCATCAGCTTGGTGTCGTGGCGCTACAGCAACATACCTGCCAGCAGGGCGAGCGCAAGTATGCTTGTTCTCATCGTGTGTGAGTTGAAGAGAAAAGCAACTCAGCAGCGAGCGTTatagcgacgaggacggacgGGGCCGAACGAACGAACGAACGACCTTGCTCGCACttggtcgccgtcgtctcgttTCAGGAGCAAagtgtgcgtcgtcgtgcgctACCTTGCTTGGTCCACAGCCGCTGCTCAGCTGCTTGCTCTGCGCCACGGCCTTGGTGCTAATGTGCACGCTAAGGGCGAGCCCAAACTCGAGGGGAGGGACAGAGCAGGCACACACCAGAGGGGCGAGGGAGAGTCTAAAGCCAgagtgggggggggggggttagggtggtgggcggcgcgcgtgcgctcgcgcgccgtgcgtgTGTGTCTGTCTGTTCGTTGCATGCAgggcagagagagagagctCTCGCCGTGCACGCCGTGGACAATGCCCTGCGCGAACGCCACGCCCAAACGCACACAACGCGCAACTCCTGACGATTCAATTATGCTTGTCCCAGG
Encoded here:
- the OCRL gene encoding Inositol polyphosphate 5-phosphatase OCRL-1; translation: MPQATPPPPEPGSLASLLRQTEAIVVSAPARLLLPSARVNAEVVVVRHTSGSVVESGVLVVVPPKPRAPARVLAALPITPSTTAALTQTPPSPSTSFFAQSSKPHIELTLTSGSRKAELQFPPADSARVQALIREIRRAVDTSFAQPASHSWLAFYPEVEGSAPPAPSDSDASLERSFGALDASDDAKDANEAELYPNPYTLGFSRTAFLRKRLFGRQQKWSSTKPVSIRVVTYNVNNRIPPTGTKELGPVVGYGAEDIIVVGLQEVDLRSSALFVSQGNQRAEAWEQAIYNGLGDNKEQYETVASIQYVGVLLIVLAKSELRPEVRMVQESARGIGLMGFGGNKAGVAVRLRVHDTTLCFINSHLAAWKEYLERRRSDYIQLRTLLSFPTPTGVNPPLEAYHPEDRDLMIDDADVMFWLGDLNYRLELEDADIRALITTQDWDTLLTSDQLLTDIADNKSFIGFSEPRISFKPSFKYVHGSVTLDPKRSPAYCDRVLHLSRGTAIGPKQYTSHELLWSDHLPVTSTYSVDVRVVDEAKRAEELVECQCELDKLDELYRASLEVNTGEVDFGQASYRRLVKKEVVLRNTGRVPATFSFRTPSPGKPICKPWFWPFPAAGVVESGQEITVIIEAYVDEEHVAALTGGRDMNDVLVLQIEGGKESFISLQAQFLPTIVGLPLELLPELPAAIREVPLSTRKELLNPKQEDESDKKDDDETKSKTKGTKTAREVWRLLERLMAEGTGVDKLWTGQADPTQVLDIIDALDSGAESLPGDTRATAQALLHILYTLPTKLIPPEQRAECQAVQERDDAFAVVEQVAGVHGNVLIGLTSVVRLCSGGEPADEATVTALATAIFGERPDGREAMVRALLEG